Proteins from a genomic interval of Lysobacter stagni:
- a CDS encoding HipA family kinase gives MRTINAARYVTPLREGGSLPAVIEGDDDGLYVLKFRGAGQGPKALVAELVAGEIARALGLPMPELVFVELDAELARTEPDPEIQELIRASEGLNLALDYLPGAINFDPVAEQVPGALASEIVWFDAFASNVDRSFRNPNLLVWHRKPWLIDHGAALYFHHGWDGSPTHADSAFPMIREHVLLAQADDIAGADARLAPTLSRGTFESILAQVPDAWLVGADTPRDPAEHRAAYVEHFLQRLAHRQRFVEEAIRARA, from the coding sequence CTGCGCACCATCAACGCCGCCCGCTACGTCACGCCGCTGCGCGAAGGCGGTTCGCTGCCCGCCGTCATCGAGGGCGATGACGATGGGCTGTACGTGCTGAAGTTCCGCGGCGCAGGCCAGGGCCCGAAGGCGCTGGTCGCCGAACTGGTCGCCGGCGAGATCGCGCGCGCGCTCGGCCTGCCGATGCCGGAGCTGGTGTTCGTCGAACTCGACGCCGAACTGGCGCGCACCGAGCCCGATCCGGAAATCCAGGAGCTGATCCGCGCCAGCGAAGGCCTCAACCTCGCCCTCGATTACCTGCCGGGCGCGATCAATTTCGACCCCGTCGCCGAGCAGGTGCCGGGCGCGCTGGCCTCGGAGATCGTGTGGTTCGACGCGTTCGCCAGCAACGTGGACCGCAGCTTCCGCAATCCCAACCTGCTGGTCTGGCACCGCAAGCCGTGGCTGATCGACCACGGCGCCGCGCTGTATTTCCATCATGGCTGGGACGGGTCGCCCACGCACGCCGACAGTGCGTTTCCGATGATCCGCGAACATGTCCTGCTGGCGCAGGCCGACGACATCGCCGGCGCGGATGCGCGCCTGGCACCGACGCTGTCGCGCGGGACGTTCGAATCGATCCTGGCGCAGGTGCCCGACGCCTGGCTGGTCGGCGCCGACACGCCACGCGATCCGGCCGAGCACCGCGCGGCCTACGTCGAACATTTCCTGCAGCGCCTGGCGCATCGCCAGCGCTTCGTCGAGGAGGCGATCCGTGCACGCGCCTGA
- a CDS encoding DUF3037 domain-containing protein: MHAPDTPRSRDTYDYAVIRVVPRVEREEFVNVGVILSCPTAKFLEARIEVDEARLRAIDPDIDLETVRRHLAAIEAICAGGPGSGPIGLLPQRARFHWLTAKRSSIIQTSPVHLGRCTAAGSSLEHLMDTMVRVRR, encoded by the coding sequence GTGCACGCGCCTGACACGCCCCGCAGCCGCGACACCTACGACTACGCGGTGATCCGCGTGGTGCCGCGCGTGGAGCGCGAGGAATTCGTCAACGTCGGCGTCATCCTGTCGTGCCCCACGGCGAAGTTCCTGGAGGCACGCATCGAAGTGGACGAGGCGCGCCTGCGCGCGATCGATCCCGACATCGACCTGGAGACCGTGCGCCGGCACCTCGCCGCGATCGAGGCGATCTGCGCCGGCGGCCCGGGCAGCGGCCCCATCGGCCTGCTGCCGCAGCGCGCGCGCTTCCACTGGCTCACTGCCAAGCGCAGCTCGATCATCCAGACCTCACCGGTGCACCTGGGACGCTGCACCGCGGCGGGTTCCTCGCTGGAACACCTGATGGACACGATGGTGCGCGTGCGGCGCTGA
- a CDS encoding cold-shock protein, whose protein sequence is MSNRETGTVKWFNDAKGFGFISRENGDDVFVHFRSIQGSGFKSLQEGQKVTFTVVQGQKGLQADAVQPL, encoded by the coding sequence ATGTCGAACCGTGAAACCGGTACCGTCAAGTGGTTCAACGATGCCAAGGGCTTCGGCTTCATCAGCCGTGAGAACGGAGACGACGTGTTCGTCCACTTCCGTTCGATCCAGGGCTCGGGCTTCAAGAGCCTGCAGGAAGGCCAGAAGGTGACCTTCACCGTCGTGCAGGGCCAGAAGGGCCTGCAGGCCGACGCCGTGCAGCCGCTCTAA